Proteins co-encoded in one Plectropomus leopardus isolate mb chromosome 14, YSFRI_Pleo_2.0, whole genome shotgun sequence genomic window:
- the zbtb42 gene encoding zinc finger and BTB domain-containing protein 18.2, whose product MEFPDHSRQLLQCLSQQRHQGFLCDCTVLVGEARFKAHRAVLASCSMYFHLFYRDQLDKRDVVHLNSDIVTAPAFSLLLEFMYEGKLEFSSLPVEDVLAAASYLHMYDIVKVCKGKLKDKELSSLDEKMSEGLGLSCLDRENSSDGELHSKQLIRRQPQTQSQGLHRAPPAEEFDMDNSEVRLAVTDCDRSVRSRQKANGHSGRSPDLVGVNYLSAEAEPCVQTAGKTKADVSSSTVSLSQRSRASDDMDCALDLSFKPLSSRDPLHPSYVSGQLALDSQQQGTEPLVKDEHDLLSEQEDSEPMSPESQRFGNSARSSVVTGFAALFPGNNGSTAALLSQEEDLMDEEGEACRGREGAPGREVEERRGRLLGDSEEEEEDDLASSDISTSSGVLLPPGQQVCVCPLCSKVFPSPHVLQLHLSSHFREKDGARSKLSPDGSVPTCMQCNKTFSCMYTLKRHERTHSGEKPYTCGQCGKSFQYSHNLSRHAVVHTREKPHACKWCERRFTQSGDLYRHIRKFHCGLVKTLAIG is encoded by the coding sequence ATGGAGTTCCCAGACCATAGCCGCCAGTTGCTGCAGTGTCTGAGTCAGCAGCGTCACCAAGGTTTCCTCTGTGACTGCACTGTTCTTGTCGGGGAGGCTCGATTCAAAGCGCACAGAGCCGTGCTGGCCTCCTGCAGCATGTACTTCCATCTCTTCTACAGGGACCAGCTGGACAAAAGGGACGTTGTGCATCTCAACAGTGACATTGTGACAGCCCCGGCTTTCAGTCTGCTCCTTGAATTTATGTATGAGGGGAAGTTGGAATTCAGCTCTCTCCCGGTGGAGGATGTCCTGGCAGCAGCCAGTTACCTCCACATGTATGATATAGTGAAAGTGTGTAAAGGCAAGCTTAAAGATAAGGAGCTCTCCTCTCTGGATGAAAAGATGAGCGAGGGTTTGGGACTCAGCTGTCTGGACAGGGAAAATTCCTCAGACGGCGAGCTGCACAGTAAGCAGCTCATCCGGCGACAGCCCCAGACACAGTCTCAGGGGCTTCACAGGGCCCCCCCAGCGGAAGAGTTTGACATGGACAACAGCGAAGTCAGGCTGGCTGTCACAGATTGTGATAGGTCTGTGCGGAGCAGGCAGAAGGCAAACGGTCACTCTGGCAGGTCCCCGGACCTTGTAGGTGTCAATTATTTGTCAGCAGAGGCCGAGCCCTGCGTccaaacagctggaaaaacaaaagctgatgTCAGTAGTTCCACCGTATCGCTGTCCCAGAGGTCCCGGGCTTCAGATGACATGGACTGTGCACTGGATTTGTCTTTCAAGCCTCTGTCTAGCAGAGATCCCTTACACCCCTCCTACGTCTCTGGACAGCTGGCCCTCGACAGCCAGCAGCAGGGCACTGAGCCACTTGTTAAAGACGAACACGACTTGCTGTCAGAGCAGGAGGACAGTGAGCCGATGAGCCCTGAGAGCCAGCGCTTTGGGAATAGTGCCAGGAGCTCAGTGGTGACAGGGTTCGCTGCCCTCTTCCCAGGCAACAACGGCTCCACAGCCGCCCTGCTCTCCCAGGAGGAGGACCTGATGGACGAGGAGGGGGAGGcctgcagagggagggagggcgcCCCGGGCAGGGAGgtagaggagaggagggggaggctgCTGGGGGACagcgaagaggaggaggaggacgactTGGCCTCTTCAGACATCTCCACCTCCAGCGGGGTGCTCCTGCCCCCGGGGCAACAGGTGTGCGTGTGCCCCCTCTGCAGCAAAGTCTTCCCCAGCCCCCACGTGCTGCAACTGCACCTCAGCTCACACTTCCGCGAGAAGGACGGCGCCCGCTCCAAGTTGTCCCCCGACGGCTCGGTCCCCACCTGCATGCAGTGCAACAAGACCTTCTCCTGCATGTACACCCTTAAGCGCCATGAGCGCACACACTCTGGCGAGAAGCCATACACCTGTGGCCAGTGTGGCAAGAGCTTCCAGTACTCCCATAACTTAAGTCGGCACGCTGTAGTTCACACACGTGAGAAGCCTCACGCTTGTAAGTGGTGCGAGAGGCGCTTCACCCAATCTGGGGACCTCTACCGCCACATCAGGAAGTTTCACTGTGGCCTTGTCAAGACTCTCGCCATTGGATAA